In Cryptomeria japonica chromosome 1, Sugi_1.0, whole genome shotgun sequence, the sequence TAGAGGATAACACCTCTACTACCCAAAGGCATATTGAACAAAAGGGTAGGGAGAAAGAAAATGAATGCCCAACCTACTCACATCAACACCACCAATAGAAATAAAAATGACAACATGCAAAACCTGTGCTCCAACAATATCCCAGCCAAAGACATTCAGACCCAACATCTTCAAGAGACACCACACTAACCACCCAAGTAGAAGAAGAACAACCTACTAAGAGAACATGAGGAAAATACACAAGGTGAACAAAGAAACAAGCTCAAATAGGAATGATCCAACCAAGGAGAGAATGCAAACCCCAAACCAAAGAAGATCTAAGCTAAAGACAACTAATACCACCCAACCAAGCCACTTCCAAAATATAAAATAGCCTCATCAAAACCTAAAGCCCTCACACCTCTATTGCACACAAACACCAAACTTGAAAAGCCACCAAACCTATGAGAAAAGACAAGGAAGAGAGAGTGCCACCAATAGGAAACATTCTCCCTCATACTAACAACATGACCTGAAACAACTAAATAGACCTTGACAACTCCTCCAATGACTAAGCCATCCAACATATAGACTTACTCACTCTCTATTACATAATCTCCCACCTTTGAAACCCTAGAGCACCCAAAAAATAGGTGCCCAAAACTACACACAATAATGAATAAAATAAGGGAGCTTTGTCATGCCCACTATTATCTTCCTCATTGTGAGACCCTGTGCACTCTTACTACAAACATCCACTTCTGTCCCAATCTCCATTCTCACTCCCTCTCCCACCCAACACTATAGAGGACACTaacaattttaaaattattaataattatttcaaTTTGATCATTTGTTTTGTTTAGTACATGGTTATAGTTATGTATTAATAAATTTCTTTCTAAATTCCAATCTAAAGTTGACTAAACAAAAATATGTATGATTCAATGTTATATTGTAGAATATCACAAAATTCAACCAATTCATCCTAATCAGTCAAAGATTTCATGTACTCTCTTACTCTCTAGAGAAATGAAGAAGTGATTAATAATGACACATTTCAATTTGAAGCACTCAAATGAGTTACAAATCTATATTCTAGAGCTCTTTCTCAGTAACTTTAGTTTTTGTACAATTTATATGAATTGATTAAGGATAATCCATTTGCTTGTGACAAAACGACAACATTTTAAGGTCCCTAGACCTTGTAGTAAAGTAGAAAAAATATTTattgattagatgaaaaacacaaTAGTTTTTCACTAGTTGTTTCTCTTCTAATTGTATTGAAATATAAGGAATATAAAACTTCATGCAACCAACTTGTAAAAAAAAAATCTGACATTTCACTATACAAACCTTGAATTTTAATTATatgagggtaaaagcacaaactcgCGGCACACTTTTATAGAGGAAGTGACCAAAACAACTAAAACTGCTTAACTTCGACTGCATTAAAGTGACATatctaaattgaattttaaaatgatataaactaatgaaatgtagaaatattaatgaatcTTATGTCTAttactttttaaattaaaaaaaaaattgatattttttatatattcaaagacagattttttattgctaaaaaatgttgaaaattaggggttctagtcAGCGTCaccaaaaaatatgaaaaaaaacttattatttcctaattttgatttttaaaatagatgacatatatatggagtgttaaaaaaaagaaaaataaattttgatgtatatttttcttgtaataacatTTTAAAATCGAACATagttgaatttggtagttttcatttggGGTCACCTTTTTTCTATTAAACTTATCATTATAAAAGAAAATTATACCATTTTGGAGaatattctctcatctagtgataaatatattttataatttttttaatataattcaattttttttttaaatttcaaatcagCCTCTTCTTGAACTTAAAAACCTAATTGCaatgttttaaaaaaatcatatgaaaattaatcaaaacattaaaaaaattatatgtctagattcctgactttgagctctacaaaagggtattttttgatttttataaaaaaatattctcCTTGAAGAAAAATACAATAGGAGTGGAAAGTTTTAGAATTGCTGAGAAATTTGTGATTTTGCTACCACATCACATGACACTCGAGTACTTTAAATGAACACTTGAAATGAGTTCGATCAAAATAATTTTGGCCAAACTTTTTGTGCCATTTAGGCACCACCACGCATACACTATTTGGCACCACGCAACCGCCAAATGGGTTCGACTGAACTTATTTCAGCCGAACTTATTTTGACCAAACTCATTTGAGCCGAAGTCATTTAGTTGGCCTCAAGTgcgacacaacattgtgctttcgCCCATGAGGAAGTTGTTCCCCCAATAATAAAGACAAAGAGTGATTCATAGGCAATGTGAATAAGGCTATAGGTTGTAGAATGTTAGATGTAAGAAGTATAGTATTTAAAGAATAAGAattatcttcttttcttttttcttttaaaaaaaaaaatgcctgGCAAAATTTTTAACGTGACCGGTGACGTTGGCACAACACGCCCTCCGGCTCCACGTGAATGCTTTTTGACCCatagctatgaaccggtgaggccacaaacgagggacctcatccccacacttcacttgttcaaatccacgAGCAAAATGGCCCAGCAAAGgtacaaggccttgcgagcacaatggtctagcagggatttgaaccttggtggccacttcaccaatgaagtgtttaaaCCACGatactacatgtccgaagacaaagAATACAAATTATCATGCtagattataaatttaatatattttagatTTTGAAGGTGTAGAATTTTAGGGCTAAGAATCATCATTTTAGGTTATAAAGTGAAATAATTTTATAGTAAGATACTAATAATGTAGATTCTAGTGTGTAACAAATTAGGTTAGGTATTAATATTTTAGAGGGTAgataaaacaatttaaaatatgTATTGAAAAATACAGACTATAATTAAAATAGGTCCCATTATAGCCATGTTGTATACAACTCATTTTgaagataaaaaaattatattttttaaacacAAATCATATTACAAATGTTCAATTATTGGACCCTTTTTGTTAAATGTAAGGGTAAGatataacaataagaatggtgATTATAAAGTATTGGAATCAATTAGGTGTTCAATAAGttaaatttagaagaaaaatagaACAAATGATATTTTAATGTTCAACTATGAAATCCTTATGTTTTGGTTGAACATTTAAAAGGTCATTTGAGAACACTTTTCACTAGGAATGCTAATTTAGCAAATTGCATGATGAATCACACCTCCAAACATTATTTGCAAATAGATAAGAGTCTACTTCATATTTCTTAAaaaataaaggtcctataatatGCTATATACATACATGCAAAGTAATCTATACGATGACTACTGAATGCCCTCCCCCACTCAAAATACCTTTCTTCACTATTTTGTCCAATTATAaacaccttaaaaaaaaaaaagagagataaagAGTTCAAACCTGCACACTCTAAATCACTCTCCTACACTCACCACTTCATATTAGTACGTATTCAGAACTTATGTTCATTGAATTCAACATAGATGATTCAAAGGTTAAAATTGGATCATATTCCCATTGTCATGTTAGGCCATCACTTGTATCACACAACCACCAGTCATTTAAGGACCCCTTTACGTCACGCGTTTATCAATTTCCATTTTTGTCTTTTTTAATACACCCACTGAATCCTAGCCCCACTTCGCGCGAAACAGTTGGACATATGTAAGTCAATATGCATTCAGAAAACATTAGGAGTAAATAATCAACAAATAAATAATCATATGAAAGTTACACCTTGCCCATGTTTAAAACAACAAATAAATTAACCACGAAAAAGAAATTAATGGCAACTGACCGTGGACAGCGAAAGAAAGCGATCAATCACGGTAACTGTGCAGTTCTTCTGCGAGTGTCGTAGCCATGGGATTAATGTCCTCGAAGAAATCTCCTCTCGGTCATTTTCCACTTCTTTATGACGGCTATGTCCATTTTTCTCGCGTCTTTGAACTGAGGCCACGTATTCTCTTACGTAGACACGATATCATACGTTTAGTCGAATTATTTAATGACGTTATAAAGTAGAGCGTTGGATAGTGTTGAAGGCAAAAGGCAGAAATTTGCCATGGAAGATAAATCTGGACAACCCAGCGAAGGGATCGATCGCGATGCGTACATTGCCGCCGTTCACCCTGGAACAGAAATTGAATTTTCCGAACATAAAGACGCTCTCAAGAGTACTACTTTTGGAGGGGCAAACAACCTTCTACATTTAGCTGCTAGTGTAGGAAATCTACAAGTCGTTCAACAGCTCTTGAAACTCAATCCTCCACTTGTTAAGGAGACCAATGCCCGAGGAATTACTGCGCTGCACTTGGCTGCTCAGGGAGGTTTCTCTGATGTCGTCAAGGCTCTACTCCAACAACCACAAAGTGGTGTCGATGTCCGCAACAAGCTTAATGAAACAGCTCTGTTTAAAGCCTACGAAAGCGATGATTTAGCCACAGTGAAGGCACTGTTTGACGCATGTCCGTCAAGTCTACGGCAAAAGACATCGGAAGAGAGAACCTGTTTATATGTTGCAATAACCAGAGGAGATTCAGATCATTCTCTTTTTCAGGGTAGGATTTCTTCGCCTATTCGTTTATGAAATATTTAGTTAAGATTGTCGATACAATGCTACCTTGGAATAGGAATTTCTTTAATTAGTGTTTCTAGTTGTAACCCGATCTAACAAGCAAATTGTTAAAACCTCATTATCAACTGGTTTTTAGTTTTttaaagttgttttcttgtattgtTCGTAGTATATTACTAGATCTTTAATCTCTTTGCAGTTAGCTTTCTTATGTATTGTATTTATACTGCTTGGTTTTATACAAGTTATGACGCTCAATGGTTTCATTTTTCGTATGTTAATTTTTTGTTTCTGGGGGATTACAGCCGTTTTATGTTCATATTTTACTTGAGGTTTGTATCGCTTCGACAAAGGTAAACTAGGCATTCCTTACCCTCAGCCATTCTTGAACATTATCGTATCTAGTTCAAGCCAATGATTTCGAACGCCTCTTTTACAGATTTGGTGGGTCGTATACTAAAGTTACCATATGCAAAAGATTTAATCCATGAGAAGTACAAAGATGGAGATACAGCCTTGCATATAGCTGTTGGCAGAAACGATGTGCATATAATAAAGCGGTTATTAGAGATTGAGCCCCAGCTTTGCTACTATGTTAATAACAACAAAGAATCACCGCTTTGTATAGCAGCGAAATTGGGGCATCTGGAAGCACTAAAAGTGTTGATAAAGACGAGACCGGATGCCATCGAAATACCAAATAGttgtggaatgaatgtgctacactTAGCTGCCCAAGTTAGACAAGTGCGAATTGTTGATTATTTGAGAGAAACAGTAGCCCTGTCGGAACTGGTGAACCGGGGACTTGACAAGCCTCCGAAGAAAAAGCCCCTACAAAGTGGCAAAAGAAAAAATCCGGCTGGGAAAAAATATCAGTTTTCAAAGATAACTAAAGGAGACACACCCCTACATAGATATCAGTTTTCAAAGATAACTAAAGGAGACACACCCCTACATATTGCAGCGAGGAAGAAACACTTCAATGTAAGTCTTTCTATACGAATCTTCGTTGGCCACTGAAGATGTTTCCTGGAACCTGTTATTGTGTGTTCAAGTATACGTTTTGGGTTTGTGTTAGATTTGCTAACCTGGTTTCGTGAACTGCTGAAATAGGTTAAAAGCAGtcaaattaattaaagtaattccACTGTAGATAGGAACTTCTGGTGCAGAAATCCTTAAGCATGATTATTTCCAATGGAGCAtcaattttaatttattgaatttGATTGCGCATTTTGTAGATGGTGAAATCTTTGCTGGGTATAAGGGGATAAACAGGCTTGCCGTTAACAACGAAGGCATGACGGCCCTCGACATTGTGAGAGAAGACACAGAGTACCACGAATCCTATAAGATAATTTCAGTGCTGCCTAGCTATCCTTCGAAGCGCAAGCCTTTCCTGTACAGTGCTCCAAAGGTGAGCGCAGAGAAACACGAGCTTTCCATGGAGATGTTGAGCAAAACATTTGACGCCAGGCGCAGCACAGAATTAGTGGTGGCAGTGTTGTTAGCCACATTGTCATTTACGGCAGCCTTCACCGTTCCGGGTGGTTTCGTGACGGACGTAAAGCAAGGAGAGTCAGAGGACAGTTTAGGCTCGCCGATTCTGCTTGGATTAGACTCCTATAAGCTTTTTCTCATTTTTCATTGTGCGGCATTCTTTCTGTCCCTCCTCGTGGTGCTCATATGGCAGATTAGTTCACCTCTTTCCACGAGAGATAAGCTATTGTTCATCTGTGTCACTAACGTATTGGCTTGTGCTACCTTTGCCTTTACGGCCTTTGGTTTCATCGCCGCAGTGTATGCCATGCTTAATCGCAAGGCTTACAATCTGGGCTGGATCGTCCTCGGGACCTTCTTGTTCATCTTCTGTTGTGGTAGTTTGACTTTATCCTACATGCTTGCAATGTATTTCGTGAACAAGGCCAGATTCAACCACCTGAATGGTGTAATTCCTTATGGAGTTGAGCGTTTGGCGGAGAGCGTATGGATAAAACTAGAAAGATCGGGGCTCTTGGGCAAGATGCGCTGCTGAAAAAGCAAGTGGCTTGAAATCTTGTACTTGACCTGCCTTGATAAACATATGGCTGTCAGAAACGACGATAAAGTGCCCTCGGTAGAGTTTAGTGAGGTCTGAAAAAGTTCCTTCTGCAAGTCATTGAAACACTTCGCCGCTTTCCCCCCTATGCAATGGTCCAgcattttatttttctatatgacTGGGATTGTTTATGGTTTCAAGATTACAAATTGTGTAGATTTGTGTTACATACATAAATTAGATGTTTGTATATTTTTATTAGTTTTAGACGATTGTATGGCTTCAAGATTACAAATTGTGTAGATTTGTGTTATGTACATAAACTAGATGCTTGCATATTTCGAGTTCGGGTGATATTTGTATGTttcaagttgaacatcagatctcttgtcaataattatttttgttaatttttttacggttttaaattttaaaaggaaaaacaaatttgtaattaatttataTTCGGAAATAAATAAGGTAGGGTTCACTCGAATGTGAGGTTTTGATGATGATTCTAGATTATATTACATTTCTATCTTTAAAATGACTCTAgattattttatattttcaaaatgtTATTTCTTTATCTTAAGAATATCTCCAATCTTATATTAATCTTCTACTTTATAAAAGTTGACCTCATACTCTGAAGCTAGATTCACAATCTTAGACTCTTTATATAACTATCAACTCAATTGTAGTCAATCGATTGTTCTACTTTTTCAGTTTCTTTTTCCCAATATTTATCTTGTAATGGAGATTCTTACTCCTATGTCCATGATAGAATGCCATTATGAAATGATAGCTTTAGTTTGAGTGCATTATGAAAGAATTTGAGTTCTATCTCTTTCTAATTCTCTTTGTAATGTTGGAAGAATCAATAAGAAAAATcaattgatagattgatttttctTCTTTCTACTACAAAATGGAACATGTGCTTATGTGTGCATTGGGATAATTTTGTAgcatatttaataaatgatttatattTTAGGTTGATAACTAAACCTCCTTATATATGGTAGATAATCATATTATCtctcatctttcttgaatgagaTTGGTTAGTGAAATGAATAGATATTGTTCTCTCTCTCTCCGTACCTTCTAACTTATGATTCAATGAGTAGGCTTTATAGTTTTGTGCCTAATCTTTCTCTTTACTTGTGAATTTTATTGAAGAAAAGAATGTTACATAGATTTAAGGATGGAAATTGGTTATGTCCTTCTTTTTAATGAATCTAACTCATTTCTCCAACTTTTTTAAtgaatttaatgaaaaatatattttattgtttTCTCTCTATTATAGTTTTTTATTGATGTATGTGCTAATAGTACATTGTATCACATGTGTCTACTTGGCTAGTTTGAGTTAGTGAATTTAATCTTTATTTTTGTGAACCTCTTGTGttggttttattttatttaaagtgaTTAGAATATTGATATCATTTCCACCCATTCATCATTGATATTGATGTTGTATCTCTTCCTATAGTTgtaatatttttcataaataaatctaAGATCAAATACTTCAATGTTCTACTTCCTTATCTCCTTGCCATGCAAAGGAGTACATGTAGATGAACTTAGAATGGTGGGGGCCATCAGACTTGGTAAGCTAGTGCAAAACCAAGAGGATTTCCCTCTTTTACTATAGCCACCTTAGGAAAGATATGGTTATGATTAACCCTTATTAAATCCATGCGCAAACCCCATATCTATAGCAACAAACATCAACAACACATCTcaaatattaaagttttttttgACAGGAATATGATTTCAACTAAATATTTCAATCATACCAAGGGCTAGAAACTGATAAAATATTTCCTTATAACTTGGTCTAATATTCTCTAATACCAAACAAAAAGAAATCtacaataataatatatatattttaaaataaaatctcaTGAGAGAAAAATATTCCATATGTCTTCACAATTAGtaaatataaaagataaacaaACATGCCACAAGATGACACCAATTATACCTTAGGACAACCCTCTCAAAGGGAAAAAATGAGTTGTAGTGTCACAAATTACACCTAGTGCAATTATGACTCTTTCACATTAAGCTCGATGCATTTATGACATAAACTCATCATCgagatttcatcattcttacatGAATTTTAAAGGTGAAGTAGTGTTAGAAAACCCTAATGTATATTTGGAATTAATTTGGTTGGATGGGAGCGTGATGTGCAGATATCTGGGCGACATATAAATATTCTGAGAAGATCCTAGATTCAAACAAGCATATTAAAAATTAGGCTTCTTTTGACATGTGTCCCTTCGCTTAGGTATGTATAGAATGACTATTCCTTCCCAATCTGATAAACAACATATCTCTTTCCTCTATCATTTTGACTCTTTAGGTCTCTCTTGCACTCGTGGATATCTT encodes:
- the LOC131858649 gene encoding ankyrin repeat-containing protein At5g02620-like, with product MEDKSGQPSEGIDRDAYIAAVHPGTEIEFSEHKDALKSTTFGGANNLLHLAASVGNLQVVQQLLKLNPPLVKETNARGITALHLAAQGGFSDVVKALLQQPQSGVDVRNKLNETALFKAYESDDLATVKALFDACPSSLRQKTSEERTCLYVAITRGDSDHSLFQDLVGRILKLPYAKDLIHEKYKDGDTALHIAVGRNDVHIIKRLLEIEPQLCYYVNNNKESPLCIAAKLGHLEALKVLIKTRPDAIEIPNSCGMNVLHLAAQVRQVRIVDYLRETVALSELVNRGLDKPPKKKPLQSGKRKNPAGKKYQFSKITKGDTPLHRYQFSKITKGDTPLHIAARKKHFNMVKSLLGIRG